The stretch of DNA GAGCGCGGCTTCATTCCCGAAGGGCTGCTGAATTACCTGGCCCTGCTCGGCTGGGGCATCGCCGAGGATCGCGACGTGTTCAGCCTCGATGAAATGGTCGCCGCATTTGACGTCGTCAACGTCAACTCCAACCCGGCACGCTTCGACCAGAAGAAGGCCGACGCGCTCAACGCCGAACACATCCGGCTGCTGGGCGAGGACGACTTCACCGGACGACTACGCGCGTACTTTGCCGAGCATGGCTACGACACCGGTCTGGACGCCACGCAATTCGCAGAGGCGGCCAGGCTGGTGCAAACGCGCATCGTCGTGCTCGGCGATGCGTGGGATCTGCTGAAGTTCCTCAACGACAACGAATACAAATTCGACGAGAAGGCGGCAGCCAAGGAGTTGCGCGGTGATGCGGCGCCGGTGCTCGACGCGGCGATCGCAGCGCTCGAGGAGGTCGGGGATTGGACGACGGCCAAGATCGAAATCGCGCTCAAGGTGGCGTTGTTGGAGAACCTGGCGCTCAAGCCGCGCAAGGCCTTCGGTCCGATCCGGGTAGCCGCAACGGGCGCGTTGATCAGCCCGCCGCTGTTCGAGTCGCTGGAACTGCTCGGCCGTGCGCGCAGCCTGCAGCGGTTGCGCGCCGGAAGGGACCACGCGGCTGCCGCGGCCGCGGCGGAGGCGTGAAAAGACAGCTTCGAATCTTTGGTAGTCTGCACGTCGGCCCGATACAACAGGCGGCGGAAACAGCCCTCCGCTTGAGCGGGCCGAACACAGCCGATGACCTGCGGTTATAGGCAGCCAATGGGGTATGGTGTAATTGGCAACACAGCTGATTCTGGTTCAGCCATTCTAGGTTCGAGTCCTGGTACCCCAGCCATTGCGATGAGCGCTAGCGCGAAGAGCGTCAGGCCTGAGTGGATTAGGTCGACATGTTCGGTTGCGTTATGCTGGCAATCCGGTTCTGGCCCCGTCGTCTAGCGGCCTAGGACGCCGCCCTCTCACGGCGGTAGCGTGGGTTCGAATCCCATCGGGGCTACAAATTGGCTCTGGACCCGTATTCGGGTTCAGAGCCTTTTCTTTGTATCGCTCGACACTGCGGGTAGATCGAAGTTGTGTCGAGATTGCGATCGGACAGCAGCCTCGGCCGGTGCGGACAACGAGAATCAGAGCCGACGGGTCAGCGCATCCGCGGCGGCCAACAGGTCCGCTGCCCAGCGGGCGCCCGGTCGGCGTCCCATCCGGTCGATCGGCCCCGACACCGAGATCGCGGCGATGACCGTGCCGCGCCCGTCGCGCACAGGCGCCGAGACACTCGCAACGCCGGGTTCGCGCTCGGCAGCGCTCTGCGCCCACCCGCGCTTGCGAACCTCCGCAAGGGTGCGATCGGTGAACATCGCCGCGGGCAGCACGGCCTGCTGCGTCGCGGCATCGGCGTATGCCAGTAACACTTTCGCGCCCGAACCGGCCGTCATCGGTAACCGGGTGCCGACAGGCACCGTATCGCGAAGTCCCGCAGGCGGTTCCAGCGCAGCAACACAGATCCGCGCCGTGCCCTCGCGGCGATACAGCTGCACGCTTTCGCCCGTGATCTCACGCAGTCGCGGCAGCACCACCGCGCCCGCGGCCAGCAGTGGGTCGTGCACCTGTCCCGCCAATTCGGTCAGCGCCGGACCCAGCCGCCACAGACCGTCGCCGTTTCGACTCAGCAGCCGGTGCACTTCCAGTCCCGCGGCCAGGCGATGCGCGGTAGCGCGCGGCAGACCCGTGCGCTCACATAGTTCCGCCAACCCACATGGCGAGTCGCCCACCGCGTGCAGCACACCCACCGCTTTGTCCAGCACGCCGATGCCGCTATCCTGTCTCACAAGGAGATACTAGCTTCCCAGATTGTGAGATAGTCAAGCATGACCAGTGTCGACACGCCGCGCACGATGGCCGAAAAGGTGTGGGCCGACCACGTCGTCGCCCACGGCACAGGGAAAGGCGAGGCTCGCGAGCCCGACCTGATCTACATCGATCTGCACCTCATTCATGAGGTGACGAGTCCGCAGGCCTTCGACGGGCTCCGGCTCAACGGCCGCACGGTGCGCAGGCCGGACCTCACGATCGCCACCGAGGATCACAACGTGCCGACTGTCGACATCGACAAGCCGATCGCCGACCCGATATCGCGCACACAGGTCGAGACGTTGCGTCGTAATTGCGAAGAGTTCGGTATCCGGTTGCATCCGATGGGTGACGCCGAGCAGGGCATCGTGCACATCATCGGGCCGCAGTTGGGACTGACGCAGCCCGGCATGACGGTGGTGTGCGGCGACAGCCACACGTCAACGCACGGCGCGTTCGGTGCACTCGCGATGGGCATCGGCACGTCTGAAGTCGAGCATGTGTTCGCCACGCAGACTCTTGCGCTGCGTCCGTTCAAGACCATGGCGGTCAACGTGGACGGTCAGTTGCCGCCCGGAGTCAGCGCGAAGGACGTCATCCTCGCGGTGATTGCGAAAATTGGAACCGGCGGGGGACAGGGTCACGTCATCGAATACCGCGGCAGCGCCATCGAATCGCTCTCGATGGAGGGCCGGATGACGATCTGCAACATGAGCATCGAAGCCGGAGCGCGCGCCGGCATGGTGGCGCCGGACGAAACCACGTTCGAATTTTTGCGCGGTCGACCGCATGCACCGAAGGGCGCGCAATGGGACGCGGCGGTGGCCGCATGGCTGGCATTGCGCACTGACGAAGGGGCTGAATTCGACACCGAGGTGTATCTCGACGCGGCCACGCTGAGCCCGTTCGTCACGTGGGGCACCAACCCCGGGCAGGGCGTTCCGTTGTCGGATTCGGTTCCGGACCCCGAGCTGATGTTCGATGACGCCGAACGGCAGTCAGCCGAAAAAGCCTTGGCGTACATGGATCTTCGGCCTGGCACGGCGATGCGTGACATCGCGGTGGACGCCGTCTTCGTCGGGTCGTGTACCAACGGCAGGATCGAGGATCTGCGCGTCGTCGCCGACGTTCTGCGCGGACGCAAGGTGGCCGACGGAGTGCGGATGCTGATCGTGCCGGGTTCGATGCGCGTGCGCGCACAGGCCGAATCCGAAGGACTCGGGGAGATCTTCACCGCGGCCGGTGCGCAGTGGCGACAAGCCGGGTGCTCGATGTGTCTTGGAATGAATCCAGACCAGCTGTCGCCGGGCGAGCGTTGCGCGTCGACATCGAACCGAAATTTCGAGGGCAGGCAGGGCAAGGGTGGTCGCACGCATCTGGTGTCGCCTGCAGTCGCTGCGGCCACCGCTGTGCGAGGGAAGCTGTCGTCGCCGGCCGAGCTTACTCAGTAAGAGGAGAACGTCATGCAAGCGTTTCGCACACACACAGGTATCGGCGTTCCGTTGCGCCGGTCGAATGTGGACACGGACCAAATCATCCCGGCCGTCTATTTGAAGCGGGTCACCCGAACAGGTTTCGAGGACGGCCTATTCGCGGCTTGGCGTAACGATCCGTCTTTCGTTCTGAATCTGCCGCCCTTCGACAAGGGCTCAGTCTTGGTCGCTGGACCCGATTTCGGCACGGGCTCGTCACGCGAACATGCCGTCTGGGCGCTGATGGACTTTGGTTTCAGGGTCGTCATCTCATCGCGATTCGCCGATATTTTTCGCGGCAACGCGGGCAAGGCCGGACTGTTGGCGGCCGAAGTCGCGCAAGATGATGTGGAACTCCTGTGGAAGCTCATTGAGGAGCAGCCGGGGGTGGAAATCACTGTGGATCTTCAAGATCGGAATATCGTCGCGGGAACGGTCATGGTGCCGTTCAAGATTGACGATTACACCGCCTGGCGATTGCTCGAGGGTCTCGACGATATAGGTCTTACGCTGCGGAAACTCGATGAAATCGAGACCTACGAAGCGAGTCGGCCGAACTGGAAACCGCACACTCTGCCGGCGTGACTCAACGGCTCCGGTGAGCCGAAATCGCCGCCTTTCACCCGCTTCTCGGGGCCCCCGGCAGGAGTTCAAGGGGGGCAAGAAAGTTCGCTAGTTTCGCTTGAAATTGCGCGTGGCTCTTGGAAATCAGTGGTCGTTGGGTTTACCGTGTCCACTAGTCGGTCCAAAGAGGGCCACTGGTTTCGGAGGTTTTGCATG from Mycobacterium sp. JS623 encodes:
- the leuC gene encoding 3-isopropylmalate dehydratase large subunit, yielding MTSVDTPRTMAEKVWADHVVAHGTGKGEAREPDLIYIDLHLIHEVTSPQAFDGLRLNGRTVRRPDLTIATEDHNVPTVDIDKPIADPISRTQVETLRRNCEEFGIRLHPMGDAEQGIVHIIGPQLGLTQPGMTVVCGDSHTSTHGAFGALAMGIGTSEVEHVFATQTLALRPFKTMAVNVDGQLPPGVSAKDVILAVIAKIGTGGGQGHVIEYRGSAIESLSMEGRMTICNMSIEAGARAGMVAPDETTFEFLRGRPHAPKGAQWDAAVAAWLALRTDEGAEFDTEVYLDAATLSPFVTWGTNPGQGVPLSDSVPDPELMFDDAERQSAEKALAYMDLRPGTAMRDIAVDAVFVGSCTNGRIEDLRVVADVLRGRKVADGVRMLIVPGSMRVRAQAESEGLGEIFTAAGAQWRQAGCSMCLGMNPDQLSPGERCASTSNRNFEGRQGKGGRTHLVSPAVAAATAVRGKLSSPAELTQ
- the leuD gene encoding 3-isopropylmalate dehydratase small subunit, whose product is MQAFRTHTGIGVPLRRSNVDTDQIIPAVYLKRVTRTGFEDGLFAAWRNDPSFVLNLPPFDKGSVLVAGPDFGTGSSREHAVWALMDFGFRVVISSRFADIFRGNAGKAGLLAAEVAQDDVELLWKLIEEQPGVEITVDLQDRNIVAGTVMVPFKIDDYTAWRLLEGLDDIGLTLRKLDEIETYEASRPNWKPHTLPA
- a CDS encoding IclR family transcriptional regulator; the protein is MRQDSGIGVLDKAVGVLHAVGDSPCGLAELCERTGLPRATAHRLAAGLEVHRLLSRNGDGLWRLGPALTELAGQVHDPLLAAGAVVLPRLREITGESVQLYRREGTARICVAALEPPAGLRDTVPVGTRLPMTAGSGAKVLLAYADAATQQAVLPAAMFTDRTLAEVRKRGWAQSAAEREPGVASVSAPVRDGRGTVIAAISVSGPIDRMGRRPGARWAADLLAAADALTRRL